The Benincasa hispida cultivar B227 chromosome 11, ASM972705v1, whole genome shotgun sequence genome has a segment encoding these proteins:
- the LOC120089726 gene encoding monodehydroascorbate reductase 3, cytosolic-like, whose protein sequence is MGQFICSRMAGIWDRIDQKLKYYRDFDENLGVLQRLARELSIQLEELEERSSSKRSEEWEEKVEELIEEVEDIEKSIRKWKVFTVAVYLYGRVVVEKIDEAKELLEEGKYYFPNCFKYLILGGGVAAGYAAREFVRRGVKPGELGIISEESVAPYERPALSKGCLFPRNAAKLPQFHVCVGSGGERLEPSWYEEKGIELILSTKIVKAALNSKTLTSEDGTIFKFGTLIIATGSGVVKLSDFGVKGDQAKNVLYLRNVKDADKIVEAMRGKKNGKAVVVGGGYIGLEVGAALRLNNLNVTMVYPDPYCMPRLFTKEIAEFYERYYTLKGIKLIKETSVIELEADPTGEVKKVKLKNGRELEADMVVVGVGARPVTRLFQGQLEMNKGGIKTDGLFKTSVNGVYAIGDVAWFPMKIYNELRRVEHVDHARKSAMKAVEAIMAEGKVVEEYDYLPYFYSRVFDLSWQFYGDNIGETTVLFGNRNPATKKPKFGCYWIKDGKIMGAFLEGGDAEENKAIQNLTWHQPNVDDLRELKEKGLSFAFKFMDFQRTQAV, encoded by the coding sequence ATGGGGCAGTTCATTTGTTCAAGAATGGCAGGAATTTGGGACAGAATAGACCAAAAGTTGAAGTATTACAGAGACTTTGATGAGAACTTGGGTGTCCTTCAAAGATTAGCAAGAGAACTAAGCATCCAATTAGAAGAACTGGAGGAGAGGTCGAGTTCCAAACGAAGCGAGGAATGGGAGGAGAAGGTAGAGGAATTGATCGAGGAAGTCGAAGATATCGAAAAATCAATCAGAAAATGGAAGGTTTTTACAGTTGCTGTTTATCTCTATGGAAGGGTGGTTGTAGAGAAGATTGATGAGGCAAAAGAGCTACTTGAAGAAGGGAAGTACTACTTTCCCAACtgtttcaaatatttgattcttGGAGGGGGAGTGGCAGCAGGATATGCAGCAAGGGAGTTCGTTAGACGAGGCGTGAAGCCGGGGGAGCTTGGTATAATTTCGGAGGAGTCAGTGGCACCGTATGAACGTCCGGCGCTCAGCAAGGGATGTCTGTTTCCGAGGAATGCGGCGAAGTTGCCGCAGTTTCATGTGTGTGTTGGGAGTGGAGGGGAGCGATTGGAGCCCAGTTGGTATGAGGAGAAAGGGATAGAATTGATCCTGAGCACAAAGATTGTAAAAGCAGCCCTTAATTCCAAAAcactcacaagtgaagatggtACAATTTTCAAGTTTGGAACTTTGATCATTGCAACAGGTTCAGGGGTTGTAAAACTGAGTGATTTTGGTGTAAAAGGAGATCAAGCcaaaaatgttttgtatttGAGAAATGTTAAGGATGCTGACAAAATTGTTGAAGCAATGAGAGGAAAAAAGAATGGGAAAGCAGTGGTTGTTGGAGGTGGATACATCGGACTTGAAGTTGGAGCAGCTTTAAGACTCAATAATTTGAATGTCACAATGGTGTATCCTGATCCTTATTGCATGCCCCGGCTGTTTACGAAAGAGATTGCCGAATTCTACGAGCGCTACTACACGTTGAAAGGGATCAAACTCATAAAGGAAACATCTGTGATCGAGCTCGAAGCCGATCCAACTGGAGAGGTAAAGAAGGTGAAGCTTAAAAATGGGAGAGAGCTAGAAGCTGACATGGTTGTAGTTGGGGTTGGAGCAAGACCTGTGACAAGGCTATTCCAAGGGCAGCTTGAGATGAACAAAGGAGGGATCAAGACCGACGGGTTGTTTAAAACGAGTGTCAATGGCGTGTATGCGATCGGGGACGTTGCTTGGTTCCCAATGAAGATTTACAATGAACTGAGAAGAGTTGAACATGTTGATCATGCAAGAAAATCAGCAATGAAAGCTGTGGAGGCCATCATGGCAGAAGGCAAGGTTGTTGAAGAATATGACTACCTACCCTACTTCTATTCACGCGTTTTCGATCTATCATGGCAGTTTTATGGAGACAACATCGGAGAAACGACCGTGTTGTTCGGAAATAGAAATCCGGCAACGAAAAAGCCAAAGTTTGGGTGTTATTGGATCAAAGATGGGAAAATAATGGGAGCTTTCTTAGAAGGAGGGGATGCTGAAGAAAACAAGGCCATTCAAAATTTAACATGGCACCAGCCAAATGTTGATGATTTGAGAGAATTGAAAGAAAAAGGTCTTTCTTTTGCTTTCAAATTTATGGATTTCCAAAGGACACAAGCTGTCTAA